The Actinomycetota bacterium region GGGGGGGCCCAGCGTCCGCCGATCTGCGGCAAGGTCACCAACCCGTCGGCGGCGTAGCGGTTGAGCGTGCTCGCGGCCATGGCGATGGCCTCGGCCGGGGTGGCGAACTCGATGCCGGGCCCAAGGCCGAACGGGTTGTTGATCTGCTGCGCCGGGCCGTAGGTCATCAGCATGGTTTCCTGCGCCGCGATGGCCACCAGAACGCGCGGGTCGATGTCGTTCGCCATGCCCTCGCGCACGAAGGTCGTGCCCTGGCCCGCCAGCGGGCTGCCGGCGGCGGCCAGCTGGGCTTCGATGGCCTGGGCATCGGCCTGCGCCGTGCAGCGCAGGGTGTTCGCCCACCCCTCGGCGGACCCTCCGGACGCCAGCATGAGGGCCACGCCGCCCGCGATGAGGACGCTGGATGCGATGCGGGCGATGCGGGGCGTCGACACGTGTCGCAGGTTACCCACGACGCCTGATGGCGATGTCTATACGTTGCAGGTGTGTCAGATCAGGGAGAGCCAAGCCGCGGCCTCGCGATCGGCATGCTCGTGCTCACCGGGCTGGCCTTCGTCGCGATCATTGTCGGCCTGGCGATGGGGCAACTGGCAGTGTCGGGCACGGCGGCCGTTGTGCTGGTGATCCTGTGGTTCCTGCTCCGGTCGATCCAGCGCAGGGGCGGCGACTAGCCCTTTGCCGCGCCCGCCCGTGCCGCCCGGCCAGGTGGCACCGCATCATCGGGTCCCAGGTCGCCCGCCTTCCAGATGCGCAAGACGGCCACGACGAAGGCGAGCACCATCACCACGAGGCTCGCGACGCACCACGGGCAGATGGCCTTGATGAGGAAGATCTCCGCGAACAGGAGCCAGAGCGAGAACAGCAGGCCACCCACGCTCGTGATGATGCCCAGCAGGCGCCCGGGGAATCCCGGCAGGAACGCCGAGATCAACATGAAGGCGTAGGTGACGAACCCGAGGTACGACAGCGAGATGCCCGCGATCTCGGCGTAGTCGGAGCTCTGCACGGTGGCGCAGCCGCCGCCGATCACGCACGTCGGGGAACCCCCGGCCAGCTCCGCCCACGACAGGTAGCCCGTAATGCCCAGCCCGAGAAGGGCGAGGACACCATGGACCACCCGCAGCCTCAGCAGCGTCAGCTGACGGCCTCGATCGCGCTGATCACCTCACTGGAGTCCACCGCGCCGGTGATCACCTTGGTGCCGCCCGGGCCCTTCACCACGAAGGTCGGGGTGGCCGACACGCCGGCGGCCTGCCCGCGGTCGCTCGCGGCGAACACGGCGTTTGCCGCGGCGTCGCCGCCCTTGGCGGCCTTCCAGGCCTCGACGTCCAGCCCCGGCGTGGCGCCCGCGATGCCGGTGAGCACCTCCTCGGTGGCCCAGCCGGAGTTCTCCGTGCCCTGATTGGCGTAGAGCACCTCGGTGTAGGCGAAGCCCTTGTCCTGGGCCGCGGCCGCGGCGATGGCCAGCGCGCTGGAGGAGGAGTCGGATCCGATGAACGTGAGCGGCTCGATGATGAGGCGGGCCGTGCCGTCCTTGACCGGTCCCTTGATGATGCCGGGGATCGTCTTCTCGCTGGCGGTCTTGCACACCGGGCACTGCGCGTCCACGAACTCGCGCACGGTCACCGGGGCGTTCGGCTTGCCGATGGCGAACTCCCCCTGCGGCAGGCCCTTCACCAGCGCGGCCACCTCGGCCCCGCCCTTGGTCTTGGCGGGGGATGCCGCATCGCCGGAGGAGTCGCCTCCCGAGACGCTTACGACGATGAGCGCGACGACCACGGCGATCACCACGACCACCGCTCCGCCGATCAACCAGCCCTTGCGTGACACCCGGACACTCCTCGAGGTTGGGTCATCCGCCCGCGGACACGAGCAGGCGAATAATCGCATGCATCAGGTGATGTCGAAACCCATCTGTTCCGAGGCGGTGCCGTCCATCGGCGGGGTGGTGGCCTCGGCCGTGGCCGCGGCGTCCTGCGCGAGGCGGTCGGCCCGCTCGTTGAGCTCGTGCCCGGCATGCCCCCGCACGAGCCGGGGCTGCACCGCCTCATGCCGGGCGAGCTGCGCCAGCAGGCGTTCCCAGAGGTCACGGTTGGCAACGGGCTTCTTGCCGGCCGTCTTCCATCCGCGCCGCTGCCACGACCCCAGCCAGTCGTCGGTGATGGCCCTGGCCAGGTATGAGGAGTCGGTCACCAGGTCCACCGTCGAGCCGTCCGGCGTGGCGGCGAGGCCCTCGATGGCGGCCATGAGCTCCATGCGGTTGTTCGTGCTGGGGGCCTCGGCACCCGTGAGCACCACCTCGGACCCGTCGGCCGCGATGATGATGGCCGCCCAGCCGCCGCGGGCATCGTCGGTGCCGTTGCCCGAGCAGGCGCCGTCGGTGACGACGGTGACGGGGTGCTGGTGGCGGTGGCTCATGGGCGCGCAGCATAGAGGCGCTCTCGGCACGATCCGCGCGATCCGCGTGGCATCTCCGCCCGTACGGTGGCGCCGTGGCAGTGCTGGTGCTGATTCTCGCGCTCATCCCCGCCGTGGCGTGGGACCTCCGCCGGCGCATCATCCCCGATCTGGTGGTGCTGCCCGCGCTGGCGGCGGTGCTGGTGATCGGGGCGATCGGGGACCGCGCGTGGTGGCAGCCGCTGGCATCGGGCGCGCTGGTGGCGCTGCTGCTGCTGGTGCCGGCGCTCATACGACCCGAGGGCATGGGAATGGGCGACGTGAAGTTGGGCGCGCTGATCGGCGCCGCCCTCGGCGTGGCGGCGGGCCTGCTCGCCGTGCTGGCGGGTCTGGTGCTCGCCGCGGCATGGGGGTTCGCCTTGGCGGTTGCGCGCGGCGCGCGGCCGTCGACGGTGGCCCTGCCGCTCGCGCCGTTCCTCGCCGCGGGGGTGCTGCTGGTGGTCGGTCCGGCGGCCTTCGTACACTCGGCGCATGGAACAGGTCATCGTCACCCGCCTGCGGCCGGCGCCGCCGTACGACCTGCGCCTCTCGGCAGGTGGCAGCGCGGGGGGCACCCGGCGCTGGCAGGGCTCCGTGCTGGTGATGGCGCTCCACACGCCGGCCGGGCCGGCGCGCGCGGCGGTGCGCCAGCGCGCGGACGGCGAGATCGAGGCCGCGGTGCGGGGCCCGGATGCCGCGAGCGCGGTGGATGCCCTGCGGTTCGCGCTCGCCATAGGTGACGACCACGCGCCGTTTCTGCGCAGGGCCCGCCGCGACCCGCGCATGGCGCCGGTGAGCGTGCGGCGCGCGGGGTACCGGCCCGCCCGGCGCGGCACCGTGGCGCAGTCGGTGATCACCGCGGCGTGTGGCCAATTGGTGACCGGGCGCGAGGCCGCCCGCATGGAGCGCGAGATCGTGGC contains the following coding sequences:
- a CDS encoding vitamin K epoxide reductase family protein; the encoded protein is MTLLRLRVVHGVLALLGLGITGYLSWAELAGGSPTCVIGGGCATVQSSDYAEIAGISLSYLGFVTYAFMLISAFLPGFPGRLLGIITSVGGLLFSLWLLFAEIFLIKAICPWCVASLVVMVLAFVVAVLRIWKAGDLGPDDAVPPGRAARAGAAKG
- a CDS encoding ribonuclease HI; protein product: MSHRHQHPVTVVTDGACSGNGTDDARGGWAAIIIAADGSEVVLTGAEAPSTNNRMELMAAIEGLAATPDGSTVDLVTDSSYLARAITDDWLGSWQRRGWKTAGKKPVANRDLWERLLAQLARHEAVQPRLVRGHAGHELNERADRLAQDAAATAEATTPPMDGTASEQMGFDIT
- a CDS encoding prepilin peptidase — translated: MEALSARSARSAWHLRPYGGAVAVLVLILALIPAVAWDLRRRIIPDLVVLPALAAVLVIGAIGDRAWWQPLASGALVALLLLVPALIRPEGMGMGDVKLGALIGAALGVAAGLLAVLAGLVLAAAWGFALAVARGARPSTVALPLAPFLAAGVLLVVGPAAFVHSAHGTGHRHPPAAGAAVRPAPLGRWQRGGHPALAGLRAGDGAPHAGRAGARGGAPARGRRDRGRGAGPGCRERGGCPAVRARHR